From the genome of Acropora palmata chromosome 4, jaAcrPala1.3, whole genome shotgun sequence, one region includes:
- the LOC141878423 gene encoding metalloproteinase inhibitor 3-like: protein MSTARFLLVILLCDVALITLCDACACLPSHPQNEYCNSAFVIRAKVLSETTEVPTQTEPPDLGLFDNIPNEFIQEQVYTLRILKVYKGAMEINNTEGTVVYGSRQRTLRAKLYTPARVSSCRVSLQKNTVYLLTGQILKGRLRTGGCKWRTEWSQITRKQRAGIKRFYGENCMCQVGMCFGSSCNKLLKGCDKVEWRSRLKEHCKSKNSYCVRDWKEDKCAWRMATDYRKCLKRLIP from the exons ATGTCAACGGCAAGGTTTCTTCTTGTGATACTGCTTTGCGATGTGGCTTTAATCACTCTTTGCGATGCTTGTGCGTGCCTGCCAAGTCACCCTCAGAACGAATACTGCAATTCGGCATTTG TGATAAGAGCCAAAGTTCTCTCTGAAACGACTGAAGTACCAACCCAAACGGAACCCCCAGATCTAGGACTTTTCGACAACATTCCGAATGAATTCATCCAAGAACAAGTCTACACGCTAAGAATTTTGAAGGTTTATAAAGGAGCGATGGAAATCAATAACACCGAAGGAACAGTTGTGTATGGATCGCGACAACGGACCCTGCGCGCCAAGCTTTACACTCCGGCGCGGGTGTCGTCTTGCAGAGTAAGCCTTCAAAAGAACACAGTCTATCTCCTAACGGGACAGATTCTCAAGGGTAGGCTTCGCACTGGTGGATGCAAGTGGCGCACAGAATGGTCGCAAATAACACGCAAGCAGCGCGCAGGAATCAAGAGATTTTACGGCGAGAATTGTATGTGTCAAGTGGGAATGTGTTTTGGAAGTTCCTGTAACAAATTGCTCAAAGGATGCGACAAGGTGGAGTGGCGTTCACGGTTGAAAGAACATTGCAAAAGTAAGAATTCTTATTGCGTGAGAGATTGGAAAGAAGACAAATGCGCATGGCGGATGGCAACTGATTATAGGAAATGTCTAAAGAGGCTAATCCCATGA